The Hymenobacter oligotrophus genome has a window encoding:
- a CDS encoding Nramp family divalent metal transporter, which yields MLTANTPTPPVAPLAAAPAPEAADPGWRRPRHAPSLGEVYASIRVPGRNASFWRKLMAFWGPGLMVAVGYMDPGNWATDIAGGSRYGYTLLSVILISNLFAMLLQHLAAKLGIVTGRDLAQACRDHYSKPVAMALWLLCEIAIAACDLAEVIGSAIALNLLFGIPLTLGVLITILDVLVVLYFQNRGFRILEVLVAGLIFIIFGCFAYEVFVSRPDWAALAAGLVPKTEIVTNPAMLYVAIGILGATVMPHNLYLHSSIVQTRAFERDEEGKRSAIKFATIDSSVALFMAFFVNAAILVLAAAAFHRNGLFQVADIHDAHKLLAPVLGAGAASVVFAVALLASGQNSTLTGTLAGQIVMEGFLNLKLKPWLRRLITRLIAVVPAFVVTLLYGEKGTGELLVLSQVILSLQLSFAVVPLVLFTGDKLKMGPFANKPWVKVVAWSVSAIIIALNAYLLYETFFG from the coding sequence ATGCTTACTGCCAATACCCCTACCCCACCCGTTGCTCCGCTAGCCGCCGCGCCCGCGCCCGAAGCCGCCGACCCGGGCTGGCGCCGCCCGCGGCACGCGCCTTCGCTGGGCGAGGTGTACGCCTCTATTCGGGTGCCGGGCCGCAACGCTTCGTTTTGGCGCAAGCTGATGGCGTTTTGGGGCCCGGGACTGATGGTGGCCGTGGGCTACATGGACCCCGGCAACTGGGCCACCGACATTGCCGGCGGCTCGCGCTACGGCTACACGCTGCTGTCGGTAATCCTGATTTCGAACCTGTTTGCCATGTTGCTGCAGCACCTGGCGGCCAAGCTCGGCATTGTAACCGGCCGCGACCTGGCCCAGGCCTGCCGCGACCATTACTCCAAGCCGGTGGCCATGGCCCTGTGGCTGCTGTGCGAAATTGCCATTGCCGCCTGCGACTTGGCCGAGGTAATCGGCTCGGCCATTGCCCTGAACCTGCTGTTCGGCATTCCCCTCACGCTGGGCGTACTCATTACGATTCTCGACGTGCTGGTGGTACTGTACTTCCAAAACCGGGGTTTCCGCATTCTGGAAGTGCTGGTAGCAGGCCTCATTTTCATCATTTTCGGCTGCTTTGCCTACGAAGTATTTGTTTCGCGGCCCGATTGGGCAGCTTTGGCGGCCGGCCTGGTACCCAAAACCGAAATCGTGACGAACCCGGCCATGCTCTACGTGGCCATTGGCATTCTGGGGGCCACCGTAATGCCCCACAACCTGTACCTGCACTCCAGCATTGTGCAAACGCGCGCCTTCGAGCGCGACGAAGAAGGCAAACGCTCGGCCATCAAATTCGCTACCATCGATTCGTCGGTGGCCTTGTTTATGGCCTTCTTCGTGAATGCCGCCATTCTGGTGCTGGCCGCCGCGGCCTTTCACCGCAACGGGCTGTTTCAGGTGGCTGATATTCACGACGCGCACAAGCTGCTGGCCCCGGTGCTGGGCGCGGGCGCGGCCAGCGTGGTGTTTGCCGTAGCGCTGCTGGCTTCGGGCCAAAACTCGACCCTTACGGGCACTTTGGCCGGCCAAATCGTGATGGAAGGCTTCCTCAACCTGAAGCTAAAGCCCTGGTTGCGCCGCCTCATTACGCGCCTGATTGCTGTGGTACCGGCCTTTGTGGTAACGCTGCTGTACGGCGAAAAAGGCACCGGCGAGTTGCTGGTACTCAGCCAAGTAATCCTGTCGCTGCAACTAAGCTTTGCCGTGGTACCGCTGGTGCTATTTACCGGCGACAAGCTGAAGATGGGTCCCTTTGCCAACAAGCCCTGGGTGAAGGTGGTAGCGTGGTCGGTATCGGCCATCATCATTGCCCTCAACGCATACCTGCTGTACGAAACGTTCTTCGGCTAA
- a CDS encoding cation diffusion facilitator family transporter — protein sequence MFASKRNRFGLLSLVVSVVLVVTKFYAWALTHSQAALTDALESIINVFTSGFALYSIYLSGLPKDENHPYGHGKVEYLSVGFEGALILGAGVYIFSSAIQALLHPHTVQQLDWGVLLLGGTAVANLLTGFVLVRQGHKLHSPALVGDGQHLYLDAVSTLVSCAALGLVYFTGLVIFDTVAALILGVVIVVNGYRMLRRSVSGLMDESDVATVERVIAELQQHRQPPWIDVHNLRIVRYGANLHIDCHITIPYYFSLEEAHAEVSRIEELIRSRFDVEVEMFVHADPCTFSACPHCSMPDCPVRQHAFTRLVPWTLDNVVKNERHQLDEPTTA from the coding sequence ATGTTTGCATCCAAACGCAACCGCTTCGGCCTGCTTTCCTTGGTGGTGAGCGTGGTGCTAGTGGTTACCAAGTTTTATGCTTGGGCACTTACGCACTCGCAGGCTGCCCTCACCGACGCGCTCGAATCCATTATTAACGTATTTACGAGCGGTTTTGCCCTCTACAGCATTTACCTTTCGGGCCTGCCCAAAGACGAAAATCACCCTTACGGCCACGGCAAGGTGGAGTACCTGTCGGTGGGTTTTGAGGGGGCGCTGATCCTGGGTGCCGGGGTGTATATTTTTTCCAGCGCCATACAGGCCTTGCTGCATCCGCACACGGTGCAGCAACTCGATTGGGGCGTGCTGCTGCTGGGCGGCACGGCCGTGGCCAACCTGCTCACGGGCTTTGTGCTGGTGCGGCAGGGCCACAAGCTACATTCGCCGGCGCTGGTGGGCGATGGGCAGCACCTGTACCTCGATGCCGTAAGTACGCTCGTGTCGTGCGCGGCCCTAGGGCTGGTGTACTTTACCGGGCTGGTCATCTTCGATACGGTAGCGGCGCTGATCCTGGGCGTGGTAATCGTGGTGAACGGCTACCGCATGCTGCGCCGCTCGGTATCGGGGCTAATGGACGAATCGGACGTGGCCACGGTGGAGCGCGTAATTGCCGAGCTGCAGCAGCACCGTCAGCCGCCCTGGATTGATGTGCATAACCTGCGCATTGTGCGCTACGGCGCCAACCTGCACATCGATTGCCACATTACCATTCCGTACTATTTCAGCCTTGAGGAAGCCCACGCCGAGGTTTCGCGCATCGAGGAGCTGATCCGGAGCCGCTTTGACGTAGAGGTGGAAATGTTTGTGCACGCCGACCCCTGCACCTTTAGCGCTTGCCCGCACTGCTCCATGCCTGATTGCCCGGTGCGCCAACACGCCTTCACCCGCCTTGTACCCTGGACGCTCGACAACGTGGTGAAAAACGAGCGCCACCAACTCGACGAACCCACAACCGCCTAG
- a CDS encoding gliding motility-associated C-terminal domain-containing protein — MKHRLPVYFFWLTACCLLLLSAPRAWATHAQGGELTYEAIGPPGSNRYRVTCRFFRDCSGNEANPELTLNCRVGSPATSCNTVDVRNFSATLLRGPLTAGSPWCANVPGGPTQCLVNGLTNYETARYTAEITLPPAPEWTLSVEISNRPSLANIPSYTDLRYEATLNNLLPLPGGPLAISNTSPQYQDQDIPVPFVCVGQRTQITFSTIEPDGDSLVYSLDRPLQGCNQFTTYESYSPLGGLILDPSNSPTTPCVVTIPGGTAVYSPTFPIGSYTFGGSCPVRTATPFFAFNAQAGNFTFTPAFYFPGPSSDGRNKYAVVGKVTEYRRVGGRYYKVGSVRRDMLVVVIDCGGNQVPNAPRAVPMVREANQVVTNTDSTIVVAQTCEYTELDINFRDPNPADQLTVTFAEPTQPAYAALYRDPSNITARPFTLQGNGTNAPVGKLRLRPDISLAGRTFRIPVRIEDDACPVRAVQNRIIVVQVARRSFADVVVAGTNPPKGSRFRRDTLVARRDEISLTARPNRPLTVNNIPVGYTYSWRASTPAGTSGLGAGPVNSASIRVRPGTTTRYSVTVTPTELSQGCADTASFVVRVVPQVPNAFTPNGDGVNDVFVIKDPALPAQRLEIFNRWGRKVAEWADYQNNWDGAGHDAGVYYYQITLGNGTRRKGWVELMR, encoded by the coding sequence ATGAAGCATCGTTTACCCGTTTACTTTTTCTGGCTTACCGCGTGCTGTTTGTTGTTGCTGAGCGCACCTAGGGCGTGGGCTACGCACGCGCAAGGCGGCGAACTTACCTACGAGGCCATTGGCCCGCCTGGCTCCAACCGCTACCGCGTAACGTGCCGGTTTTTCCGCGATTGTTCGGGCAACGAGGCCAACCCCGAGCTTACCCTGAACTGCCGCGTGGGCAGCCCGGCTACTTCCTGCAACACCGTTGATGTACGCAACTTTTCGGCTACGCTATTGCGCGGCCCCCTCACGGCCGGCAGCCCTTGGTGCGCCAACGTGCCGGGCGGGCCTACGCAGTGCTTGGTAAACGGCCTCACCAACTACGAAACCGCGCGCTACACCGCCGAAATTACGCTGCCGCCCGCGCCCGAATGGACGCTAAGCGTGGAAATAAGCAACCGCCCTTCGCTGGCCAACATTCCCAGCTATACCGACCTGCGCTACGAAGCCACCCTCAACAACCTGCTGCCGCTGCCGGGCGGGCCGCTGGCCATCAGCAACACCTCGCCGCAGTACCAGGATCAGGACATTCCGGTGCCGTTTGTGTGCGTAGGGCAGCGTACCCAGATTACGTTTTCAACCATCGAGCCCGACGGCGACTCGCTGGTGTACTCGCTGGATCGGCCGCTGCAGGGCTGCAATCAGTTTACCACTTACGAGTCGTACAGCCCGCTGGGCGGACTAATCCTAGACCCCAGCAACTCGCCCACCACCCCCTGCGTGGTAACCATACCCGGCGGCACGGCGGTGTACTCGCCCACCTTCCCTATCGGCTCCTACACGTTTGGGGGTAGCTGCCCGGTGCGCACGGCCACGCCGTTCTTTGCCTTCAACGCGCAGGCCGGCAACTTCACCTTCACGCCCGCCTTCTACTTCCCCGGGCCCAGCTCCGACGGCCGCAACAAGTACGCCGTGGTGGGCAAGGTTACGGAGTACCGCCGGGTGGGCGGGCGCTACTACAAAGTGGGCTCGGTACGGCGCGATATGCTGGTGGTCGTCATCGACTGCGGCGGCAATCAAGTGCCCAACGCACCTAGGGCGGTGCCGATGGTGCGCGAGGCCAACCAAGTGGTTACCAACACCGACTCGACCATTGTGGTGGCGCAAACCTGCGAGTACACCGAGCTCGACATCAACTTTCGCGACCCAAACCCGGCCGACCAGCTGACGGTAACGTTTGCCGAGCCTACGCAGCCAGCCTACGCCGCCCTGTACCGCGACCCCAGCAACATAACTGCCCGGCCGTTTACGCTGCAGGGCAATGGCACCAACGCCCCCGTGGGCAAGCTGCGCCTGCGCCCCGACATTAGCCTGGCGGGCCGCACCTTCCGTATTCCGGTGCGCATCGAAGACGACGCCTGCCCCGTGCGGGCCGTCCAAAACCGCATAATTGTGGTGCAGGTAGCCCGGCGCAGCTTTGCCGATGTGGTAGTAGCCGGCACCAATCCGCCCAAAGGCAGCCGCTTCCGCCGCGATACGCTCGTTGCCCGCCGCGACGAAATAAGCCTAACCGCCCGCCCGAACCGGCCGCTTACGGTAAACAACATACCGGTAGGCTATACTTACAGCTGGCGGGCCAGCACCCCAGCGGGCACCAGCGGCCTAGGTGCCGGGCCGGTAAACAGCGCGAGCATCCGGGTTCGGCCCGGCACCACCACGCGTTACTCCGTAACGGTTACGCCCACCGAGCTAAGCCAAGGCTGCGCCGATACGGCTTCGTTTGTGGTGCGTGTGGTGCCGCAAGTGCCCAACGCATTTACGCCCAACGGCGACGGCGTCAACGATGTGTTTGTCATCAAGGACCCCGCGCTGCCAGCGCAACGACTCGAAATATTTAACCGCTGGGGCCGCAAGGTGGCGGAGTGGGCCGATTACCAAAACAACTGGGACGGTGCCGGCCACGATGCGGGTGTGTACTATTACCAAATCACGCTCGGCAACGGCACCCGCCGCAAAGGCTGGGTGGAGCTGATGCGCTAA
- a CDS encoding PQQ-dependent sugar dehydrogenase — protein MKRFAACFLLLVLGANCTPRSANAQPSSYQVGNTTVSVSTLSTGLDTPWELLWGPDNFLWMTERGGRVSRVDPATGTVTPLLTIADVTETGESGLLGLAVVPGSASNQYSVFVVYNYTEGGQLKEKLVRYQYTVGTTTLSNPQVLLGNIPAQTTHSGSRLLLLPDNTLLMTTGDAQDLPSAQNRSSLTGKILRLNLDGTPPADNPVPGSLVYTLGHRNPQGLVRAPGTGKLYSSEHGPNNDDEVNLIEANRNYGWPNVEGACDLAAEQTFCQANNVREPLFAWTPTLGVSGLAYYDHPAIPEWRNNLLLLSLKAGTFSALPLSANGEQVARENRLWTGNYGRLRAICVSPQGRVYAATSNRDGRSNPAPTDDRILVLENRAFTPTSTTRPAALNLTLYPNPAPAGSAATVQLPTLRASATALLTDVRGRQVWQGQLASGSSQLILPPTAPGLYLLHLRTPDGAELRGRIMRP, from the coding sequence ATGAAACGTTTCGCCGCATGTTTTTTGCTGCTTGTATTGGGCGCCAACTGCACACCTAGGAGTGCCAACGCGCAGCCCAGCAGCTACCAGGTGGGCAACACCACCGTAAGCGTCTCCACGCTCAGCACCGGCCTCGACACGCCGTGGGAGCTGCTTTGGGGGCCCGATAATTTCTTGTGGATGACGGAGCGCGGCGGCCGCGTAAGCCGCGTCGACCCGGCTACCGGCACCGTAACGCCGCTGCTCACCATTGCCGACGTAACCGAAACCGGCGAAAGCGGCTTGTTGGGCTTGGCCGTGGTGCCGGGCAGCGCAAGCAACCAATACAGCGTGTTTGTGGTGTACAACTATACCGAAGGCGGGCAGCTGAAGGAAAAGCTCGTGCGGTACCAGTACACCGTTGGCACCACTACACTGAGCAACCCGCAGGTGCTGCTGGGCAACATACCGGCCCAAACCACGCACAGCGGCTCGCGCCTGCTTTTGCTGCCCGACAATACCCTGCTAATGACCACCGGCGACGCGCAGGACCTGCCCTCGGCGCAAAACCGCAGCAGCCTCACGGGCAAAATCCTGCGCCTGAACCTCGATGGCACGCCGCCTGCCGACAACCCCGTGCCCGGCTCGTTGGTGTATACCCTAGGTCACCGCAACCCGCAGGGGCTGGTGCGGGCGCCGGGCACCGGCAAGCTCTACAGCTCGGAGCACGGCCCCAACAACGACGACGAAGTGAACCTCATCGAAGCCAACCGCAACTACGGCTGGCCCAACGTGGAGGGTGCCTGCGACCTGGCTGCCGAACAAACTTTTTGCCAGGCCAACAACGTGCGCGAACCGCTTTTTGCCTGGACGCCCACCCTAGGTGTTTCGGGCCTGGCGTACTACGACCACCCCGCCATACCCGAGTGGCGCAACAACCTGCTGCTGCTTAGCCTGAAGGCGGGCACTTTCTCTGCTTTGCCCCTATCAGCCAACGGCGAGCAAGTAGCGCGTGAAAACCGGTTGTGGACGGGCAACTACGGCCGCCTGCGTGCCATTTGCGTGTCGCCGCAGGGACGCGTGTACGCGGCTACCTCCAACCGCGACGGCCGCAGCAACCCCGCCCCCACCGACGACCGCATTCTGGTGCTCGAAAACCGTGCTTTCACGCCCACCTCAACCACCCGGCCGGCAGCCCTAAACCTAACGCTTTACCCAAACCCGGCGCCGGCCGGCTCGGCTGCCACTGTGCAATTGCCAACGCTGCGCGCCAGTGCTACGGCCTTGCTTACCGACGTGCGCGGGCGGCAAGTATGGCAGGGCCAGTTGGCCTCGGGTTCGTCGCAGCTTATTCTGCCGCCCACAGCACCTGGCCTCTACCTGCTGCACTTGCGCACGCCCGATGGCGCCGAGCTACGCGGGCGCATTATGCGCCCCTGA
- a CDS encoding amidase, producing the protein MKKLFPSLLGGAVCFVAGALTMRTADAPSPITVPMLRAAQELMGLQFSDAQLDSARREATDSRNSYEALRKLPIGNGVAPTTVFDPVPLRLRPTGIEKMRPNPGKLPKMGKVTLPANRDDLAFYTVRQLGELLRNKQISSEELTKFFLARLKKYDPKLLCITSLTEELALQQARQADDEIRRGKYRGPLHGVPFGVKDLFSTKGYKTTWGSMPYKDQMLDEDAAVVTRLRDAGGVLVAKFTLGELAMGDVWYGGMTRSPWDISKGSSGSSAGSASAVAAGLVPYAIGTETLGSIVSPSTACGTTGLRPTYGRVSRAGAMALSWSMDKAGPITRSAEDCALVFAALDGVDGRDPATLTVPSNVWPFRYAFDTDLKKLRIGYVKADFDRTYPTKANDQAVLETLRKLGVQLVELELPKLPAGDMTFLLTAEGAAAFDDLTRSGRDASMVKQDRNAWPNLFRASRFVPAVEYIQAQRARRLLIEELDARIKDLDGYVAPSFSSNLVITNLTGHPAVVVPNGFRPGGLPSTITFTGQLYQEAKLLALAKAYQDATEFDEKHPPLNF; encoded by the coding sequence ATGAAAAAACTTTTCCCTTCGTTGCTCGGCGGCGCCGTGTGCTTTGTGGCCGGTGCCCTTACCATGCGCACCGCCGACGCACCTAGCCCTATTACGGTACCCATGCTGCGCGCCGCGCAGGAGCTTATGGGCCTGCAATTTTCGGATGCTCAGCTCGATTCGGCCCGCCGCGAAGCCACCGACTCGCGCAACAGCTACGAAGCCCTGCGCAAGCTCCCGATCGGCAATGGCGTAGCGCCCACCACCGTGTTCGACCCGGTGCCCCTGCGCCTGCGCCCCACCGGCATCGAGAAAATGCGTCCCAACCCCGGCAAGCTGCCCAAAATGGGCAAAGTAACGCTGCCCGCCAACCGCGACGACCTCGCCTTTTACACGGTGCGCCAACTGGGCGAGCTGCTGCGCAACAAGCAAATCAGCTCCGAAGAACTGACCAAATTCTTCCTGGCGCGCCTGAAAAAGTACGACCCCAAGCTGCTCTGCATCACCTCGCTTACCGAGGAGCTGGCCTTGCAGCAAGCCCGCCAGGCCGACGATGAAATCCGGCGCGGCAAGTACCGCGGTCCGCTGCACGGCGTGCCGTTCGGCGTGAAGGACTTGTTCAGCACCAAAGGGTACAAAACCACCTGGGGCTCGATGCCTTACAAAGACCAGATGCTCGACGAGGATGCCGCTGTGGTAACGCGCCTGCGCGATGCCGGCGGGGTGCTGGTGGCCAAGTTTACCCTAGGCGAGCTGGCCATGGGCGACGTGTGGTACGGCGGCATGACGCGCAGCCCTTGGGACATCAGCAAGGGCAGCAGCGGCTCGTCGGCGGGCTCGGCCTCGGCGGTGGCCGCGGGCTTGGTGCCCTACGCCATCGGTACCGAAACCCTAGGTTCCATCGTTAGCCCCAGCACGGCCTGCGGTACCACCGGCCTGCGGCCCACTTACGGCCGCGTAAGCCGCGCCGGCGCCATGGCCCTGAGTTGGTCGATGGACAAAGCCGGGCCCATCACCCGCTCGGCCGAAGACTGCGCCTTGGTATTCGCTGCCTTGGATGGCGTGGATGGGCGCGACCCGGCCACCCTCACGGTTCCGAGCAACGTGTGGCCCTTCCGCTACGCCTTCGATACCGACCTGAAGAAGCTGCGGATTGGCTACGTAAAGGCCGATTTCGACCGCACGTACCCCACCAAAGCCAACGACCAAGCCGTGCTGGAAACCCTGCGCAAGCTGGGCGTGCAGCTAGTGGAGCTGGAGCTGCCCAAGCTGCCCGCCGGCGACATGACCTTCTTGCTCACGGCCGAGGGTGCCGCCGCCTTCGACGACCTCACCCGCTCGGGCCGCGACGCCTCCATGGTGAAGCAAGACCGCAACGCTTGGCCCAACTTGTTCCGGGCTTCGCGCTTTGTGCCCGCCGTGGAGTACATCCAGGCCCAGCGCGCCCGCCGCTTGCTGATTGAAGAGCTCGACGCCCGCATCAAAGACCTCGACGGGTACGTGGCGCCTTCGTTCAGCAGCAACTTGGTTATCACCAACCTTACCGGTCACCCGGCCGTGGTGGTGCCCAATGGTTTCCGCCCGGGCGGGCTGCCGAGCACCATCACCTTCACGGGGCAGTTGTACCAAGAGGCCAAGCTGCTCGCGCTGGCCAAGGCTTATCAGGACGCCACTGAGTTCGACGAAAAGCACCCGCCGCTCAACTTTTAG
- a CDS encoding HD domain-containing protein codes for MTIPDQPVAASLAARWQQTVAPLLPAAASEASWQYVLGAYAGPARHYHALPHLATMFAVLDAHPEKPLDPAVLELAVWFHDAVYDPLRHDNEARSAEAALQHLQGSGLAAEQLVRLDYLIRRTQHHARTEPNDGSDTALLLDADLWVLGAEPAQYAAYARQVRREYRLVPKLLYRHGRANVLRHLLEAPQLYRTRYAQQQREAAARRNLAAELQAWETGRGLDDLAR; via the coding sequence GTGACAATTCCTGACCAACCCGTAGCAGCCTCGTTGGCCGCACGCTGGCAACAAACGGTAGCTCCGCTGTTGCCCGCCGCGGCCAGCGAGGCTTCTTGGCAGTATGTGCTAGGTGCCTACGCGGGCCCGGCGCGGCACTACCACGCCTTGCCGCACCTGGCCACCATGTTTGCGGTGCTCGATGCCCACCCCGAAAAGCCGCTCGACCCGGCAGTGCTGGAGCTAGCCGTGTGGTTTCACGATGCCGTGTACGACCCGCTGCGCCACGACAACGAAGCCCGCAGCGCCGAAGCAGCGTTGCAGCACCTGCAAGGCAGCGGCCTTGCGGCCGAGCAGCTCGTCCGCCTCGATTACCTCATCCGGCGCACGCAGCACCACGCCCGCACCGAACCCAACGACGGCTCCGACACGGCCTTGTTGCTCGATGCTGACCTGTGGGTGCTAGGTGCCGAGCCCGCGCAGTACGCCGCGTATGCCCGGCAAGTACGGCGGGAGTACCGCTTGGTGCCCAAACTGCTGTACCGGCACGGCCGGGCCAACGTGTTGCGCCACTTGCTCGAGGCGCCGCAGCTCTACCGCACCCGCTACGCGCAGCAGCAACGCGAGGCGGCCGCCCGGCGCAACCTCGCCGCCGAGCTGCAAGCCTGGGAAACGGGCCGCGGCCTCGACGACCTAGCCCGGTGA
- a CDS encoding prolyl oligopeptidase family serine peptidase: MRFYSALRLLALWPVAAVAQAPQAGAPLAPLSVEKIMREPAQWLGGLPSAQYWSEDGKRIYFQWNPDRARRDSLYYTTPDGKAPRKVSLAEQRQLPAARGDYDATHTRKVYEKDGDIYLLDLKSGRTRRITNTAEREVEPEFALQGRAVSYTRNGNLFTWDPATGETTQRTDFRRGQRPPGPSADKSEKYLRAQQLALFQVIKQREQDRQARERLQKALAKLRPKPIYLGNQTVENLRLSPDGRYVTYSLVQAPTNDKVAIVPSFVTASGFTEDINTRNKVGAPQTAYELGIYDIGRDTTFVLGYKELKGLDEQPAYRKEYALKAKAPVPAEGDKASTKDKPATELRRVVPHGPYWNDSGQRAFLVMRSTDNKDRWIVSLDPTTQKIALLDRQRDEAWINGPGIGYEAGNVGWMPDGRRIYFQSEETGYSHLYTADATSGQKKALTSGNFEVQQAKLSRDKKTWYITANKPHPGEQHFYRMPAEGGQLTQITSQSGAHEVALSPDEKTLAVRYSYANKPWELYVMDNKPGAKMRQLTHSTTKEFESYKWREPEVVTFKAQDGALVHARLYRPAQQDPTRPAVIFVHGAGYLQNAHKWWSQYFREYMFHNLLADRGYTVLDVDYRGSAGYGRDWRTGIYRYMGGKDLSDHVDGAKLLVDKYNVDPQRIGIYGGSYGGFITLMAMFTQPEVFKSGAALRSVTDWAHYNHGYTDNILNEPYNDSVAYARSSPINFAEGLKGNLLMCHGMVDTNVHFQDIVRLTQRLIELGKDNWELAVYPVEDHGFVEPSSWTDEYKRILKLFETTLRNQPSTAAAGGAVGSSGK, translated from the coding sequence ATGCGTTTTTATAGTGCGCTGCGGCTGCTGGCTTTGTGGCCGGTGGCAGCCGTTGCTCAAGCTCCGCAGGCCGGCGCGCCGCTGGCGCCACTTTCCGTCGAGAAAATTATGCGCGAGCCGGCCCAGTGGCTTGGCGGCCTGCCCTCGGCCCAGTACTGGAGCGAAGACGGCAAGCGCATTTACTTTCAGTGGAACCCCGACCGCGCCCGACGCGACTCGCTCTACTACACCACGCCCGATGGCAAAGCGCCGCGCAAGGTAAGCCTGGCCGAGCAGCGCCAACTGCCCGCTGCGCGCGGCGACTACGACGCCACCCACACCCGCAAGGTGTACGAAAAGGACGGCGACATTTACTTGCTCGATCTGAAATCGGGCCGCACGCGGCGCATTACCAACACCGCCGAGCGCGAGGTGGAGCCCGAATTTGCCCTGCAAGGCCGCGCCGTGAGCTACACCCGCAACGGCAACCTGTTCACCTGGGACCCCGCCACCGGCGAAACCACCCAGCGCACCGATTTTCGGCGCGGGCAGCGGCCGCCTGGGCCGTCCGCCGATAAATCGGAGAAGTACCTGCGGGCCCAGCAGTTGGCCCTGTTTCAGGTAATAAAGCAGCGCGAGCAAGACCGCCAAGCCCGCGAGCGGCTGCAAAAGGCGCTGGCCAAGCTGCGGCCCAAGCCCATTTACCTAGGCAACCAAACCGTCGAGAACCTGCGCCTCTCGCCCGATGGCCGCTACGTAACGTACTCGCTGGTGCAGGCCCCCACCAACGATAAGGTGGCCATTGTACCCAGCTTTGTAACCGCTTCGGGCTTCACCGAAGACATCAACACCCGCAACAAGGTGGGTGCCCCCCAAACGGCCTACGAGCTGGGTATTTACGACATAGGCCGCGACACCACCTTTGTGCTCGGCTACAAAGAGCTGAAAGGCCTCGACGAGCAGCCCGCCTACCGCAAGGAGTACGCCCTAAAGGCAAAAGCCCCCGTGCCCGCCGAAGGCGACAAAGCCAGCACCAAAGACAAGCCCGCCACCGAGCTGCGCCGCGTGGTGCCCCACGGCCCGTATTGGAACGACTCGGGCCAGCGCGCTTTCCTGGTGATGCGCTCCACCGACAACAAGGACCGGTGGATTGTGTCGCTCGACCCCACCACGCAGAAAATTGCCCTGCTCGACCGCCAGCGCGACGAAGCCTGGATTAACGGCCCCGGCATTGGCTACGAGGCTGGCAACGTAGGCTGGATGCCCGACGGCCGCCGCATTTATTTCCAAAGCGAAGAAACCGGCTACTCGCATCTGTACACCGCCGATGCGACTTCGGGCCAGAAGAAGGCTTTGACCAGCGGCAACTTTGAGGTGCAGCAGGCCAAGCTCAGCCGCGACAAGAAGACGTGGTACATCACGGCCAACAAGCCGCACCCCGGCGAGCAGCATTTCTACCGCATGCCCGCCGAGGGCGGTCAGCTCACGCAAATCACCTCGCAAAGCGGTGCCCACGAGGTAGCGCTTTCGCCCGATGAGAAAACCCTGGCCGTGCGCTACAGCTACGCCAACAAGCCCTGGGAGCTGTACGTGATGGACAACAAGCCCGGCGCCAAAATGCGTCAGCTTACCCATTCCACCACCAAGGAGTTCGAAAGCTACAAATGGCGCGAACCGGAGGTGGTAACCTTTAAAGCTCAAGACGGTGCTTTGGTGCACGCTCGCCTGTACCGCCCGGCGCAGCAAGATCCTACGCGCCCGGCCGTCATCTTCGTGCACGGCGCTGGCTACTTGCAAAACGCGCACAAGTGGTGGAGCCAGTACTTCCGCGAGTACATGTTCCATAACCTGCTCGCCGACCGCGGCTACACCGTGCTCGATGTGGATTACCGCGGCTCGGCCGGCTACGGCCGCGACTGGCGCACGGGCATCTACCGCTACATGGGGGGCAAGGATTTGTCGGACCACGTGGATGGCGCCAAGCTGCTGGTAGATAAATACAACGTCGATCCGCAACGCATCGGCATATACGGCGGCTCTTACGGCGGCTTCATCACGCTAATGGCCATGTTTACGCAGCCCGAGGTGTTCAAGTCGGGTGCCGCCCTGCGCTCCGTTACCGACTGGGCCCACTACAACCACGGCTACACCGACAACATCCTCAACGAGCCCTACAACGACTCCGTGGCCTACGCTAGGTCGTCGCCCATCAATTTCGCCGAAGGGCTGAAGGGCAACCTGCTGATGTGCCACGGCATGGTGGATACCAACGTGCACTTCCAGGACATTGTGCGCCTCACGCAGCGCTTGATCGAACTGGGCAAAGACAACTGGGAGCTGGCCGTGTACCCCGTGGAGGACCACGGTTTCGTGGAGCCTTCGTCGTGGACCGACGAGTACAAGCGCATCCTGAAACTGTTCGAAACTACGCTGCGCAACCAGCCCAGCACCGCCGCAGCGGGCGGTGCGGTGGGCAGCAGCGGCAAGTAA